Proteins from a single region of Amblyomma americanum isolate KBUSLIRL-KWMA chromosome 10, ASM5285725v1, whole genome shotgun sequence:
- the Mlh1 gene encoding DNA mismatch repair ATPase Mlh1, with protein sequence MTAPLEPGKIRRLDESVTNRIAAGEVVQRPVNALKEMLENSIDAKSTSIQVVAKCGGLKLLQIKDNGCGIRKEDLDIVCERFTTSKLVKFEDLGSIATYGFRGEALASISYVARVTITTKTEESKCAYRLSYLNGKPSGPPKPCAGNRGTQIVVEDLFYNVPTRKNAFKSPTEEYKRIVDVVSRYAVHNAGVAMSVRQADESTTDVNTMVEADTLQNIECVYGKTVSRELLPVECSDPNLKFKLKGFVSNANCSYKKCTMLLFINHRLVESNALRKAIESVYVSYLPKNAHPWLYLSLEIHPANVDVNVHPTKKEVHFLHEDLILEAVQKAVDTALLSCNSSRSYLTQACLPRVAATKSVSATASKKTDKAGVASASVDERHMVRTDSQMQKLDPFLKKPSPAVQRASSQSTRDDENADEDHAEERPKVKLQSIINLWETVVKNTHAGLQELFRNHTFVGCVNQRYCLVQHKTELYLINTRKISEELFYQLMLKNFGRFGMYQFSEPAPIYDLAMMALDLEECGWTEADGPKEELARYMSTFLTSKAEMLDDYFSLGINESGEITSLPIILNDHRPPIEGLPMYALRLATEVEWETEQECFETFCRETARFYAGPSLDPSEDDDPNSWKWVTEHVVFPAAKQTLRLPAEYMENSCVLQVASLPNLYKVFERC encoded by the coding sequence ATGACCGCACCTTTAGAGCCTGGCAAGATTCGTCGGCTCGACGAAAGTGTCACGAATCGCATCGCTGCCGGAGAAGTGGTCCAGCGACCCGTGAACGCGCTCAAGGAGATGCTCGAGAACAGCATCGACGCCAAGTCGACCAGCATCCAAGTAGTGGCCAAGTGCGGCGGACTGAAGCTCTTGCAAATCAAGGACAACGGCTGCGGCATCCGCAAAGAGGACCTCGACATCGTCTGCGAGCGCTTCACCACCAGCAAGCTGGTCAAGTTCGAAGACCTCGGTTCCATCGCCACGTACGGGTTCAGGGGCGAAGCTCTTGCCAGCATTAGCTACGTGGCCCGGGTCACAATAACTACCAAGACTGAGGAGTCGAAGTGCGCGTACCGGCTGTCGTACCTGAACGGCAAACCATCGGGACCCCCGAAGCCCTGCGCAGGGAACAGGGGCACGCAGATCGTCGTCGAGGACCTGTTCTACAACGTCCCCACGAGAAAGAACGCATTCAAGAGCCCGACCGAAGAGTACAAGCGCATCGTCGACGTCGTCAGTCGCTACGCGGTGCACAACGCGGGCGTCGCCATGTCCGTGAGACAGGCCGACGAGTCGACGACGGACGTGAACACCATGGTGGAAGCAGACACCCTGCAGAATATCGAGTGCGTCTATGGGAAAACCGTCAGCCGCGAACTGCTGCCCGTCGAGTGTTCCGACCCGAACTTGAAGTTCAAACTGAAGGGCTTCGTGTCGAACGCCAACTGCTCGTACAAGAAATGCACGATGCTGCTGTTCATCAACCACAGACTCGTCGAGAGCAACGCGCTCCGGAAAGCCATCGAGTCGGTGTACGTGTCATATCTGCCAAAGAACGCTCACCCGTGGCTTTACCTGTCACTGGAGATCCATCCGGCCAACGTCGACGTCAACGTCCACCCGACTAAGAAGGAAGTCCACTTCCTGCACGAGGACCTCATACTCGAGGCTGTCCAGAAGGCGGTGGACACCGCCCTTCTGTCGTGCAACTCGTCGCGGTCTTACCTGACCCAAGCCTGCCTCCCACGCGTTGCGGCTACGAAGTCAGTTTCAGCAACAGCAAGCAAGAAAACTGACAAAGCGGGAGTCGCATCAGCTTCTGTCGATGAGAGGCACATGGTGCGGACGGACTCCCAAATGCAAAAGCTGGATCCTTTCCTCAAGAAGCCATCTCCGGCCGTCCAGCGAGCCTCAAGCCAATCCACTCGGGACGACGAGAATGCCGATGAGGACCACGCAGAAGAGCGACCAAAAGTCAAGCTTCAGAGCATCATAAACCTCTGGGAGACAGTTGTCAAAAACACCCATGCGGGACTTCAGGAACTGTTCCGCAACCACACGTTTGTCGGCTGCGTCAACCAGAGGTACTGCCTTGTGCAGCACAAGACCGAGTTGTACCTGATTAACACTCGGAAGATATCTGAAGAACTGTTCTACCAGCTGATGCTCAAAAACTTTGGCCGCTTCGGCATGTACCAGTTCTCCGAACCCGCTCCGATTTACGACCTCGCAATGATGGCCCTGGACCTTGAAGAATGTGGGTGGACGGAAGCAGATGGTCCCAAGGAAGAACTTGCACGCTACATGTCAACGTTCCTGACGTCCAAAGCCGAGATGCTGGACGACTACTTTTCACTCGGCATCAATGAGTCGGGAGAGATCACTTCGTTGCCCATAATTCTCAATGACCACAGGCCACCCATCGAAGGACTCCCTATGTATGCTTTGCGGCTTGCAACGGAGGTCGAGTGGGAAACTGAGCAAGAGTGCTTCGAAACATTTTGCAGGGAGACGGCGCGGTTCTACGCAGGACCGTCGCTGGACCCTAGCGAAGATGATGACCCAAACAGTTGGAAATGGGTGACCGAGCATGTTGTGTTCCCAGCAGCAAAGCAAACGCTTAGGCTGCCTGCAGAGTACATGGAGAACTCATGCGTGTTACAAGTTGCGAGCCTGCCTAACCTGTACAAAGTGTTTGAAAGGTGTTGA